From Psychrobacillus sp. FSL K6-2836, a single genomic window includes:
- a CDS encoding ECF transporter S component, with protein sequence MLKGKTRMLIAVAMLSSISFVLMLLAFPLPVLPAYLKVDFSDIPALIAAITMGPVAGILVAFLKNVLDWLFAGSPTGVPVGHMANFVTSILFLTPVYLIYRKVTTSKGIMVGLGAGTVSMAIGMSVLNYYVFLPMYTYFLNFPMETGSALFNTIIFGVLPFNLIKGIIVTIVMIVLFKRMKPLLDKVTNSYMKPNTN encoded by the coding sequence ATGTTAAAAGGCAAAACGCGGATGCTTATTGCAGTCGCAATGCTTAGTAGTATTTCTTTTGTTTTAATGCTACTTGCATTTCCATTACCGGTTTTACCGGCTTATTTAAAGGTGGACTTTAGTGATATTCCAGCATTAATTGCTGCAATCACGATGGGACCAGTAGCAGGAATTCTAGTCGCATTTCTAAAAAATGTGTTAGATTGGCTATTTGCAGGAAGTCCAACTGGAGTGCCTGTTGGTCATATGGCTAACTTTGTAACTAGCATCTTATTTTTAACACCTGTATATCTGATTTACCGTAAAGTTACTACGTCAAAAGGTATTATGGTCGGATTGGGAGCAGGAACAGTATCTATGGCGATTGGTATGAGTGTATTAAACTATTATGTGTTTTTACCAATGTACACTTATTTCTTAAATTTCCCAATGGAAACAGGTTCCGCCTTGTTTAATACTATCATTTTCGGTGTACTACCTTTTAATTTGATTAAAGGTATAATAGTAACAATTGTGATGATTGTATTATTCAAACGAATGAAGCCATTGCTTGATAAGGTAACTAATTCATATATGAAACCTAATACAAATTAA
- a CDS encoding ferredoxin, protein MAKYTIVDKDTCIACGACGAAAPDIYDYDDEGIAFVILDDNMGTTEVPEELMEDMEDAFEGCPTDSIKVADESFEGDALKYE, encoded by the coding sequence ATGGCAAAATATACAATTGTAGATAAAGATACATGTATTGCATGCGGAGCTTGTGGAGCAGCTGCCCCAGATATTTATGATTATGATGATGAAGGTATCGCTTTCGTTATTTTAGATGATAACATGGGTACAACAGAAGTTCCAGAAGAACTAATGGAGGATATGGAAGATGCATTTGAGGGTTGTCCTACTGATTCTATTAAAGTAGCAGATGAGTCTTTCGAAGGCGACGCACTGAAATACGAATAG
- the sigX gene encoding RNA polymerase sigma factor SigX, whose protein sequence is MNDSVFHRLYDTYHQDVFQFLIYLVKNRQTAEDLVQEVYVRVLRAYSSFEGKSSEKTWLFSIAKNIAIDHFRKQAVRKKRLFDSFDWETMQLASSDMLPEDLVQLNDEMRTLLVALDDCTGDQKMVIIMRYFQELSIAETSEILNWSEGKVKTTQHRAIKALRERLSDKQKEADVHHD, encoded by the coding sequence ATGAATGACTCCGTTTTCCACCGCTTGTATGATACATATCATCAAGACGTTTTTCAGTTTCTCATATATTTGGTGAAAAATAGACAAACTGCGGAAGACTTGGTCCAAGAAGTATATGTACGAGTACTTAGAGCTTATAGTAGTTTTGAGGGGAAAAGTTCAGAAAAAACATGGTTATTTTCAATAGCAAAAAATATAGCAATTGACCATTTTAGAAAACAGGCGGTCAGAAAAAAGAGGTTATTTGACTCATTTGACTGGGAAACGATGCAACTTGCATCTTCAGATATGCTACCAGAAGATTTAGTACAGCTTAATGATGAGATGAGAACATTATTAGTTGCATTGGATGATTGTACTGGGGATCAGAAAATGGTCATTATCATGCGGTATTTCCAGGAGCTTTCGATTGCGGAAACTTCAGAAATATTAAATTGGTCAGAAGGGAAAGTGAAGACAACGCAACATCGTGCAATAAAAGCACTTCGTGAGCGATTATCTGATAAGCAAAAGGAGGCAGATGTTCATCATGACTGA
- a CDS encoding ATP-binding protein yields MNRLWNSVVGKLWGTILLLVLFVLFIVTVLLLEFLGDFHTEQAEESLRKEAVTIGKIVEQHDNVEDSFEIIQDILGTETNTLIVRNSESIFLSVHEGLNKEVVQKKILDDKQLSKIYTSDEPIVKKMLMPAMNSEDRMEDYIILATPLEAGKNIHGAVFIYQSLEVVSKTTNSTTKIVFLSGFIALLLTTMFTFFLTSRITLPLRSMREAAIQLAKGNFETKVPYLQKDEIGELGIAFNQMGKQLKHHVEVINQEKEQLASILTSMTDAVITFDTKFEVQVSNPQADLLFDKWYANAETLEDSKLPAELHHLLEYVFDVEEEFDEELEIKGSYFAASISLLFTNGNGVRGAVIVLRDMTEQHRLDKMRSDFIANVSHELRTPISMLQGYSEAIIDNVVTTEDDKNEMIRIIYDESKRMGRLVTELLDLARLESGYLSIYKENVSVVPTIERITQKFDQVAKEKNIGLSFKHNLTEDLSMELDEDRMEQVLTNLIDNALRHTTENGSVTVQLSRTDAQFVIKVIDTGYGIPKEDLPYVFERFYKADKARTRGKSGTGLGLAIAKNIVERHDGVLTAESEIGVGTSFIINLPIK; encoded by the coding sequence ATGAATAGGCTTTGGAATAGTGTTGTCGGGAAGCTATGGGGAACCATACTGCTTCTCGTCTTATTTGTGTTATTTATTGTAACCGTTTTACTACTTGAATTTCTAGGAGATTTCCACACAGAGCAGGCAGAGGAATCACTTCGTAAAGAGGCAGTAACTATTGGTAAAATTGTTGAGCAGCATGATAATGTAGAAGACTCGTTTGAAATAATACAAGATATTTTAGGCACAGAAACTAACACTTTAATCGTGCGCAATTCAGAATCTATTTTTTTATCTGTCCATGAAGGATTGAACAAAGAGGTAGTTCAAAAAAAGATATTGGATGACAAGCAATTGTCTAAAATATACACATCTGATGAGCCAATCGTAAAGAAAATGCTGATGCCTGCTATGAATAGCGAAGATCGTATGGAGGATTATATTATTCTAGCTACGCCTTTAGAAGCAGGTAAAAATATCCACGGGGCTGTATTTATTTATCAAAGCTTGGAAGTTGTTAGTAAGACAACGAATAGTACGACGAAAATTGTATTCTTATCAGGGTTTATCGCATTACTTTTAACTACAATGTTTACTTTTTTCTTAACATCTCGTATTACTTTACCGCTAAGATCTATGAGGGAAGCGGCGATTCAATTAGCTAAAGGTAATTTTGAAACAAAAGTTCCTTATCTTCAGAAGGATGAAATTGGGGAACTAGGAATTGCTTTTAACCAAATGGGAAAACAATTGAAGCACCATGTAGAAGTGATCAACCAGGAGAAGGAGCAATTAGCAAGCATACTAACTTCTATGACGGATGCAGTTATTACATTTGATACTAAATTTGAAGTTCAAGTTAGTAACCCACAGGCAGATCTATTATTCGATAAATGGTATGCAAACGCAGAAACATTAGAAGATTCGAAGCTGCCAGCTGAACTGCATCATCTTTTGGAATATGTTTTTGATGTAGAAGAAGAGTTTGATGAAGAGCTAGAAATTAAAGGATCCTATTTTGCTGCATCTATTAGTCTTCTATTCACAAATGGTAATGGTGTGCGTGGTGCGGTAATTGTACTTCGTGATATGACCGAACAGCATCGTTTGGATAAAATGAGATCGGATTTTATCGCAAACGTTTCTCATGAGCTTAGAACCCCTATTTCAATGCTTCAAGGCTATTCAGAAGCAATAATAGATAATGTTGTCACAACCGAAGACGATAAAAATGAAATGATCCGTATTATTTATGATGAGTCTAAGCGAATGGGAAGACTAGTAACCGAATTGTTAGATTTGGCACGACTAGAATCAGGTTATTTGAGTATATATAAAGAGAACGTTTCTGTTGTACCGACAATTGAACGAATAACACAAAAATTTGATCAGGTTGCCAAAGAAAAAAATATTGGATTGTCCTTTAAGCATAACTTAACCGAAGATTTATCGATGGAACTTGATGAGGACCGTATGGAACAAGTGCTTACGAATCTAATAGACAATGCTCTTAGGCATACGACAGAGAATGGCTCTGTTACCGTCCAATTAAGTAGAACAGATGCTCAATTTGTTATAAAGGTAATCGACACAGGATATGGAATTCCAAAAGAAGATCTTCCGTATGTATTCGAACGTTTTTATAAAGCTGATAAGGCTAGAACAAGAGGGAAAAGTGGCACTGGCTTAGGATTGGCTATCGCAAAGAATATTGTGGAAAGACATGATGGTGTCTTAACTGCAGAAAGCGAGATAGGGGTAGGTACATCCTTTATTATTAATTTACCAATAAAGTGA
- a CDS encoding CBS domain-containing protein — MFVKSVMIPKEKCITVQVTATVSSALRELEEKEMDALPILDNGKYVGMFNKYLLYKAYFYSNLDKEAFMEQTKVTDIMTNEDIFVRYEDVFENAMIKLHDFPVLAVVEDGKFLGLVTRYDAVEQFKSAFGMNSKGTRITFTSVESEGRIQKMTDVLHKYHASVISIVTFDETDKLFRRIVLKIENDSKIDRILADLEKSGFRVLHIDKEE; from the coding sequence ATGTTTGTAAAAAGTGTGATGATCCCAAAAGAAAAGTGTATAACTGTTCAGGTGACTGCGACGGTATCGTCGGCCCTCCGTGAATTAGAAGAAAAAGAAATGGATGCTTTACCGATTTTAGACAATGGAAAATACGTAGGTATGTTCAATAAATACCTTTTGTATAAAGCTTATTTCTATAGCAATCTGGATAAAGAAGCTTTCATGGAGCAAACAAAAGTAACAGATATTATGACGAACGAAGATATATTTGTTCGCTACGAGGATGTTTTCGAAAATGCAATGATTAAGCTTCATGATTTTCCAGTCCTAGCTGTGGTGGAGGACGGAAAATTTCTTGGATTAGTTACCCGTTATGACGCAGTTGAACAATTTAAAAGTGCATTTGGTATGAATAGTAAAGGAACACGTATTACCTTCACTTCTGTGGAATCAGAGGGACGGATTCAAAAAATGACGGATGTGCTTCATAAATATCATGCCTCAGTCATTTCAATCGTAACTTTCGATGAAACAGATAAACTATTCAGACGTATTGTATTAAAGATTGAAAACGATTCAAAGATTGATCGTATTTTAGCTGATCTAGAAAAGTCAGGGTTTCGTGTTCTACATATTGACAAAGAAGAGTAA
- a CDS encoding metallophosphoesterase, producing MIGWIIGIVLVIFFSIFLYMLFLAFQTNVHTHSLLIDEWTKDNQFHVFFISDIHRRKLSEKLIQRLIGKVDLVIIGGDLTERGVPLKRTNENIRKLAKLGITCYVFGNNDREVGEENLRNILDDHDVLILENSSVKFEKNDFSIRIVGINDGFAGNVKIYEAFKDVEESDIIIFTTHAPAYFNNAKKISKPHLLLAGHLHGGQIRFGPFGIYEKGSYREKENSAELISNGYGTTGVPLRLGAKSECHLVTISGRH from the coding sequence TTGATTGGATGGATAATTGGTATTGTATTGGTTATATTTTTTAGTATTTTTTTATATATGTTATTTTTAGCTTTTCAAACAAATGTTCATACCCATTCTCTGTTGATTGACGAATGGACGAAGGACAATCAATTTCATGTTTTTTTCATATCTGACATCCATCGGAGAAAATTAAGTGAAAAACTTATTCAAAGACTAATCGGAAAAGTAGATCTCGTAATAATTGGAGGAGATTTAACAGAGAGAGGCGTCCCTTTAAAACGGACAAATGAAAATATTAGGAAGCTTGCTAAGTTAGGAATTACCTGTTACGTGTTCGGTAACAATGATCGAGAAGTTGGAGAAGAAAACTTACGAAATATCTTAGATGACCATGATGTTCTTATTTTGGAAAATAGCTCAGTTAAGTTTGAGAAAAACGATTTTTCTATTCGAATAGTTGGGATTAATGATGGATTCGCGGGAAATGTAAAAATATACGAGGCGTTCAAAGACGTTGAAGAATCGGATATCATCATTTTTACAACCCATGCTCCTGCGTACTTTAATAATGCGAAAAAGATAAGTAAGCCACATCTGCTTCTAGCTGGTCATCTTCACGGTGGACAAATACGCTTTGGTCCATTTGGGATATATGAGAAGGGAAGCTATCGTGAAAAAGAAAATAGTGCAGAGCTCATTAGTAATGGATATGGAACAACCGGAGTTCCACTTAGACTAGGTGCCAAATCGGAATGTCATTTAGTAACAATTAGTGGAAGACATTGA
- a CDS encoding RecQ family ATP-dependent DNA helicase has translation MNKLNEILQKKFGHANFRDGQKEVIEQIIDGKDVVAILPTGMGKSLLYQLPAYLMEGSVIIVSPLLSLMQDQVEQLKILGEKRVIAINSFLPFQEREMAFRHLADFKFIFTSPEMLQNEQFNRALRELSIAYVVADEAHCISQWGFDFRPDYLRISNWLHSLSTVNVLALTATATKEVVVDIKKTLRMTQPFEYIHSLDRPAIAYEMVEVENQQEKMKWILGRVTSTEGPGIIYTQSRKKTQVYATMLLEQGISVAYYHAKMEQSDRILIQQQFQQGQLDWICATNAFGMGIHKDNIRQVIHDHIPTSVAGYMQEVGRAARDGNQAIASLLYTSTDVDQTFYVAMQDFPEETDIQIAYQPEYSEVEQSETTTRILTYWKEQLNEQETIELFKQIKQKKWLDIQSFYSMIQNDTCLRQQLLHYFDQTLLEKPHYCCSKCKLDVSSILRKRSDEKNDQDEMNWKNRLNFLLPS, from the coding sequence ATGAATAAATTAAATGAGATTCTTCAGAAAAAGTTCGGCCATGCAAACTTTCGAGATGGCCAAAAAGAGGTAATAGAACAAATTATTGATGGAAAAGATGTTGTTGCTATACTTCCAACAGGTATGGGGAAATCTCTTCTCTATCAGTTACCAGCTTATCTAATGGAGGGGTCTGTCATTATAGTCTCGCCTCTCTTATCTCTTATGCAAGATCAAGTGGAACAATTGAAAATACTAGGGGAAAAAAGAGTTATTGCCATAAATTCATTTTTACCATTCCAAGAAAGAGAAATGGCTTTTCGTCACTTAGCTGATTTTAAATTTATATTTACTTCACCAGAGATGCTCCAAAATGAACAATTTAACCGTGCGCTTAGAGAACTTTCCATCGCATATGTTGTAGCAGATGAGGCGCACTGTATTTCACAGTGGGGATTTGATTTTCGACCTGATTATTTAAGAATATCCAATTGGTTACATTCACTAAGTACTGTGAACGTTCTTGCGTTAACAGCTACTGCGACAAAAGAAGTTGTGGTGGATATTAAAAAGACTTTACGGATGACACAACCATTTGAATATATTCATTCACTTGATCGTCCTGCTATTGCATATGAAATGGTTGAGGTAGAAAACCAACAAGAAAAAATGAAATGGATACTAGGTAGAGTCACCTCTACAGAAGGTCCAGGGATAATTTATACACAATCACGTAAAAAGACGCAAGTTTATGCAACGATGCTACTAGAACAAGGAATTTCTGTTGCCTATTACCATGCCAAAATGGAGCAAAGTGACCGGATATTAATCCAGCAACAGTTTCAGCAAGGACAATTAGATTGGATTTGTGCGACTAACGCCTTTGGAATGGGTATTCACAAAGATAATATCAGACAAGTTATTCATGATCATATTCCTACATCTGTAGCAGGATATATGCAGGAGGTTGGTAGAGCTGCTAGAGATGGCAATCAAGCAATCGCCTCGCTTTTATATACTTCTACGGATGTCGACCAAACTTTTTACGTAGCGATGCAAGACTTTCCAGAGGAAACAGATATTCAAATTGCTTATCAGCCTGAGTATTCTGAAGTCGAACAGTCGGAGACTACAACACGTATTCTAACTTATTGGAAAGAGCAATTAAATGAGCAAGAAACAATTGAATTATTTAAGCAAATTAAACAAAAAAAGTGGCTGGATATACAAAGTTTTTACTCAATGATACAAAATGATACTTGTTTACGTCAGCAGCTACTACATTATTTTGACCAAACATTATTAGAAAAACCTCACTATTGTTGCTCTAAATGTAAGTTAGACGTTTCAAGCATCTTACGAAAAAGATCAGATGAAAAGAATGACCAGGATGAAATGAATTGGAAAAACAGACTAAATTTTCTCCTCCCATCTTAA
- a CDS encoding LysM peptidoglycan-binding domain-containing protein yields MNQDDYQKKIDEHRQSIGQDDDSNEMRRSRSSNKKPKKKSRNLLIPTVFCIFILIPVSIFIYVQFFYEADPDKAEVVKNDTIHVETQTINNGTEKEETTKEEVETKQPAEEPKEEPKEEVTEEPKKEPVVVEKTEPTEVASSKTHIVKENETLYRIAVNYYNDPSAVEKIKSANGLTSNEIAVGQKLVLP; encoded by the coding sequence ATGAACCAAGATGATTATCAAAAAAAAATCGACGAACATCGACAATCCATTGGACAAGATGACGATTCCAATGAAATGAGAAGAAGTAGAAGTTCAAATAAGAAACCTAAGAAAAAATCTAGAAACTTATTAATTCCTACTGTCTTTTGTATTTTTATATTAATACCAGTTAGTATCTTTATTTATGTGCAGTTTTTCTATGAAGCTGATCCAGATAAAGCAGAAGTAGTAAAAAATGATACGATACATGTTGAAACACAGACGATTAACAATGGAACAGAAAAAGAGGAAACTACTAAAGAAGAAGTAGAAACAAAGCAGCCAGCTGAAGAACCAAAAGAGGAACCAAAAGAGGAAGTTACTGAAGAGCCGAAGAAAGAACCAGTTGTTGTAGAGAAAACAGAGCCTACCGAAGTGGCTAGTTCTAAAACGCATATAGTAAAGGAAAATGAAACACTATATCGTATAGCTGTAAATTATTATAATGATCCATCAGCAGTCGAAAAAATAAAGTCTGCAAATGGTCTTACATCAAATGAAATTGCAGTTGGACAAAAGCTAGTACTGCCTTAA
- a CDS encoding response regulator transcription factor gives MSDTIKLLVVEDEERIRRLLKMYLEREGYEVEEAENGEVALQLALEFEYNCILLDIMMPEKDGIEVMTELRMHKETPIILLTAKGEEANRVEGFELGADDYIVKPFSPREVVLRVKALLKRSTAFAPSQGTSISKEIVVFPHLTIDHDAHRVTADGVEVGLTPKEYELLYFLAKAPDKVFDREQLLKEVWHYDFFGDLRTVDTHVKRLREKLNRVSEKSAKMIVTVWGVGYKFEVVNE, from the coding sequence ATGTCTGACACAATTAAACTTTTAGTAGTTGAGGATGAAGAACGTATTCGTCGTCTATTGAAAATGTATTTAGAACGAGAGGGCTATGAAGTAGAAGAAGCTGAAAATGGAGAAGTTGCATTACAGCTCGCACTAGAATTTGAGTATAATTGCATCCTATTAGATATAATGATGCCTGAAAAAGATGGCATAGAAGTGATGACAGAGCTACGCATGCATAAAGAAACACCTATTATATTATTGACAGCTAAAGGCGAAGAAGCTAACCGTGTGGAAGGTTTTGAACTGGGAGCAGATGATTATATTGTAAAACCGTTCAGCCCAAGAGAGGTCGTGTTACGAGTAAAAGCTCTTTTGAAGCGCTCTACTGCTTTTGCACCTTCACAAGGAACGTCTATTTCTAAAGAAATAGTAGTGTTTCCGCATCTAACGATAGATCATGATGCGCATAGAGTTACTGCAGATGGTGTTGAAGTAGGTTTAACTCCTAAGGAATATGAATTACTTTATTTCTTAGCGAAAGCACCAGACAAAGTATTTGATCGCGAACAGTTATTAAAAGAAGTATGGCATTATGATTTCTTCGGGGATTTAAGAACAGTTGACACTCACGTAAAACGGTTGCGGGAAAAGTTAAACAGAGTTTCCGAGAAGTCTGCTAAAATGATTGTTACTGTATGGGGCGTCGGATATAAATTTGAGGTTGTAAATGAATAG
- a CDS encoding YpdA family putative bacillithiol disulfide reductase, whose protein sequence is MYQQVDVLIVGGGPCGLATAISTQNIGLKTIVIEKGNVVEAIYNYPTHQTFFSTSEKLSIGEVPFIVEERKPKRNQALVYYREVVKLNNIDVHKYEQVQKVEKHENNFKVYTSKGIYVATYVVIATGYYDHPNYMNIPGEELEKVHHYFKEGHPYFGLDVLVIGGKNSAIDAALELNKAGANVTVAYRGGEYSPSIKPWVLPEFDGLVRNNEVQMHFNTEVSKIGASNVSLKNSQTGEFQITNDYVFAMTGYHPDHAFLKQMGIQIDEATGRPAYDADTMETNVEGIFIAGVIAAGNNANEIFIENGRFHGEQIAKEIKRKQDDK, encoded by the coding sequence GTGTATCAGCAGGTAGATGTATTAATAGTTGGGGGAGGGCCTTGTGGCTTAGCAACGGCTATTTCTACGCAAAATATTGGACTAAAAACCATCGTAATCGAGAAAGGAAATGTAGTGGAGGCTATTTATAATTACCCCACACATCAGACTTTTTTTAGCACGAGTGAGAAATTATCAATTGGCGAAGTTCCATTTATAGTAGAGGAGAGAAAGCCAAAACGAAATCAAGCTCTAGTCTACTATCGAGAAGTGGTAAAACTAAATAATATTGATGTCCATAAATATGAACAAGTGCAAAAAGTAGAGAAACATGAAAATAATTTTAAGGTATACACTTCTAAGGGAATTTATGTGGCAACATATGTAGTCATTGCAACTGGTTATTATGACCACCCGAACTATATGAACATTCCTGGTGAAGAATTAGAAAAGGTTCATCATTATTTCAAAGAGGGGCATCCTTACTTCGGTTTAGATGTATTAGTAATAGGCGGAAAAAACTCGGCTATCGATGCAGCTCTAGAACTAAACAAAGCTGGAGCTAATGTGACGGTAGCTTACCGTGGGGGCGAGTATTCGCCAAGTATAAAACCATGGGTTCTACCTGAATTTGATGGCCTTGTTAGAAATAATGAAGTACAAATGCATTTTAATACTGAAGTATCAAAAATTGGCGCATCTAATGTAAGTTTAAAAAATAGTCAAACAGGAGAATTCCAAATAACAAATGATTATGTATTTGCTATGACAGGTTATCATCCAGATCATGCATTTTTAAAACAAATGGGTATTCAAATCGATGAAGCTACAGGAAGACCAGCTTATGATGCGGATACGATGGAAACGAATGTAGAAGGAATTTTCATTGCTGGTGTTATAGCTGCTGGTAATAACGCAAATGAAATTTTTATTGAAAATGGACGATTCCATGGAGAGCAAATTGCAAAAGAAATAAAAAGAAAACAAGATGACAAGTAA
- the ccsB gene encoding c-type cytochrome biogenesis protein CcsB translates to MDMASLSSTLLFIAFVAYLVATFLFGGAVRSSSAQSTKSFDRWGKLAIIVTILGFIANLGYFITRWIAAGHAPVSNLFEFTAAFGMMIVGAFILIYFIYKAPALGLFALPIAVLIIAYASMFPTEITPLIPALKSYWLTIHVITAAMGEAILAISAVAGFIYLLKNIDLTKKSKERFWIEAVMFVLVLVVGFVVSTLSFTIADYNAEYSYISKDETQHTIEYTMPALFGMNESEAITEGAFEPLVEMPPLVNAKKLTTVVWSILFGAVIYVLLRLILRKRISVVLQPLTNKSNSQLMDEIGYRSVLIGFPVFTLGALIFAMIWAHEAWSRFWGWDPKEVWALITFLFYAVFLHLRLSKGWEGKKSAWIALIGFIIIMFNLIAVNLILAGLHSYA, encoded by the coding sequence ATGGATATGGCATCTTTAAGCAGTACTTTATTATTTATAGCTTTTGTAGCGTACCTAGTTGCTACGTTTTTATTTGGAGGAGCAGTTAGATCTTCGAGTGCTCAGTCCACCAAGTCCTTTGATAGATGGGGAAAATTAGCAATCATCGTTACCATTTTAGGATTTATAGCTAATCTTGGTTATTTTATCACTAGATGGATTGCTGCAGGACACGCTCCTGTAAGTAACCTATTTGAGTTTACTGCTGCATTTGGAATGATGATTGTAGGAGCATTTATTCTTATTTACTTTATATATAAGGCACCTGCTCTTGGATTGTTTGCTTTACCTATTGCAGTACTAATCATTGCATACGCAAGCATGTTCCCGACAGAAATTACCCCATTAATACCAGCATTAAAAAGTTATTGGCTGACTATTCACGTAATTACTGCAGCAATGGGTGAGGCAATTTTAGCGATTAGTGCTGTAGCAGGATTTATTTATTTATTGAAAAATATTGATCTGACTAAAAAATCCAAGGAACGTTTTTGGATTGAAGCAGTTATGTTCGTTTTAGTGCTCGTTGTAGGATTTGTTGTTTCTACGCTATCGTTTACAATTGCGGATTACAATGCCGAATATTCGTATATAAGTAAAGATGAAACGCAGCATACAATTGAATACACAATGCCAGCTCTATTTGGTATGAACGAATCTGAAGCAATTACAGAAGGTGCATTTGAACCACTAGTGGAAATGCCTCCGTTAGTAAATGCTAAAAAACTGACTACAGTTGTTTGGTCTATTCTCTTTGGTGCAGTAATTTATGTGTTACTTCGTTTAATATTACGGAAACGTATTTCTGTTGTATTACAACCACTTACGAATAAGTCTAATTCTCAATTGATGGATGAAATCGGATATCGATCCGTATTAATCGGTTTCCCTGTGTTTACACTTGGAGCATTAATATTTGCTATGATATGGGCTCATGAGGCTTGGTCACGTTTTTGGGGCTGGGATCCAAAAGAAGTATGGGCGCTTATCACGTTCTTATTCTACGCAGTATTCTTACATCTTCGTTTATCAAAAGGCTGGGAAGGTAAGAAGTCAGCTTGGATTGCTTTAATTGGCTTTATCATAATCATGTTTAACTTAATCGCTGTAAATCTAATTTTAGCGGGATTACATTCTTATGCATAA
- a CDS encoding helix-turn-helix domain-containing protein: MHFHQILLFIIHKITGQRSENAAYYLLKGKKSGQTIQDVTYFQLHAFFSILPQLSKEDYDAAIGDLFKGEFIQLKESLVYITNKGVNALPQDKKLHLNGWQYRGKEQIFWKRIDLVVQTLSQFQANEKRFVPNQKDIATQHFVRDFLIQNNFQHSNLKNDIKQEIFHLLENPTLNDLHRTLFVYRLSGFNKTGLTWEQLARYYHLTDLNIKITFLECLHSLLDNISMETSPLLFDLAKDIHIDTPLTDSAFKTNSLFEKGHSIEQIAKIRKLKINTIEDHVIEIVSNNKKFSVSAFISNEQIEEILHLSNELHTKKLSIIKDRLPEASFFQVRLALTKGEQIHE; encoded by the coding sequence ATGCATTTTCATCAAATATTACTATTTATTATACATAAAATAACCGGTCAACGTTCTGAGAATGCCGCATATTATTTATTAAAAGGCAAAAAATCAGGACAAACTATTCAAGATGTGACATATTTTCAACTTCATGCTTTTTTCTCGATTCTTCCACAATTATCGAAGGAAGATTATGATGCAGCGATCGGTGATTTGTTTAAAGGAGAGTTTATTCAGTTAAAGGAATCACTTGTCTATATAACTAACAAAGGAGTTAATGCATTACCACAAGACAAAAAGCTTCACTTAAACGGTTGGCAATATAGAGGGAAGGAACAAATCTTTTGGAAAAGAATCGATTTGGTTGTCCAAACGTTGTCGCAGTTCCAGGCAAATGAGAAAAGATTTGTACCAAATCAGAAGGATATTGCTACTCAGCATTTTGTTAGAGACTTTTTAATCCAGAATAATTTTCAACATTCCAACTTAAAGAACGATATTAAGCAAGAAATATTTCATTTACTTGAAAATCCTACTTTAAATGATTTACACAGAACATTATTTGTTTACCGCCTTAGTGGCTTTAACAAAACTGGTTTGACATGGGAACAATTGGCTCGCTACTATCATTTGACTGATTTGAATATCAAAATTACTTTTTTAGAGTGCTTACATAGTCTATTAGATAATATTTCGATGGAGACAAGCCCTCTGTTATTTGATTTAGCTAAAGATATTCATATCGATACTCCGCTAACTGACTCTGCTTTTAAAACAAACAGCCTATTTGAAAAAGGTCATTCTATTGAACAAATTGCTAAAATAAGAAAGTTGAAGATTAATACAATAGAGGATCATGTTATTGAAATCGTATCAAACAATAAAAAGTTCTCCGTTTCTGCTTTTATTTCGAATGAGCAAATAGAAGAAATTCTTCATCTATCAAACGAGTTACATACAAAAAAACTTTCTATCATAAAAGATAGATTACCGGAAGCTAGTTTTTTTCAAGTACGTTTAGCATTGACAAAGGGAGAACAAATTCATGAATAA